Proteins encoded by one window of Sardina pilchardus chromosome 7, fSarPil1.1, whole genome shotgun sequence:
- the taf13 gene encoding transcription initiation factor TFIID subunit 13 has protein sequence MAEEEDDANFDEDFDDAGNGVESGHGKRKRLFSKELRCMMYGFGDDQNPYTESVDILEDLVIEFITEMTHKAMSIGRQGRVQVEDIVFLIRKDPRKFARVKDLLTMNEELKRARKAFDEANYGS, from the coding sequence ATggctgaagaggaggatgacgcTAATTTTGACGAAGATTTCGACGATGCAGGCAACGGTGTTGAATCAGGCCACGGCAAAAGAAAGAGGCTGTTTTCTAAAGAACTCCGATGCATGATGTACGGGTTTGGAGATGATCAGAATCCGTATACCGAATCGGTGGACATTCTCGAGGACCTTGTGATCGAATTCATCACTGAAATGACCCATAAAGCCATGTCTATTGGTCGTCAAGGCCGTGTCCAGGTTGAAGATATTGTGTTTCTCATTCGCAAGGATCCAAGAAAGTTCGCCAGAGTGAAGGATCTTCTGACTATGAACGAAGAGCTGAAGAGGGCTCGCAAAGCTTTTGACGAAGCGAATTATGGCTCGTAA
- the LOC134087242 gene encoding troponin C, skeletal muscle-like, protein MTDAQQEARSYLSEEMLAEFKAAFDMFDTDGGGDISTKELGQVMRMLGQNPTREELEEIIEEVDEDGSGSIDFEEFLVMMVRLLKEDQAGKSEEELAECFRVFDNNGDGYIDRDEFAEIIRSTGEPVTEEEIDELLKDGDKNADGMLDFDEFLKMMENVQ, encoded by the exons ATG ACTGACGCGCAACAGGAGGCCCGCTCATACCTGAGCGAGGAGATGCTTGCTG AGTTCAAGGCTGCCTTCGACATGTTCGACACTGATGGTGGCGGTGATATCAGCACCAAGGAGTTGGGTCAAGTCATGAGAATGTTGGGTCAAAACCCaaccagagaggagttggaaGAAATCATCGAGGAGGTCGATGAGGACG GCAGCGGTTCCATTGACTTCGAGGAGTTCTTGGTCATGATGGTGAGGCTCCTAAAGGAGGACCAGGCCGGCAAGAGCGAGGAAGAGTTGGCAGAGTGCTTCCGTGTGTTTGACAA CAACGGTGATGGATACATCGACAGAGATGAGTTCGCTGAGATCATCCGCAGCACTGGTGAGCCCGTTACAGAAGAGGAGATTGATGAGCTGCTGAAGGATGGAGACAAGAACGCCGATGGCATGCTTGACTTTGACG AATTCCTCAAGATGATGGAGAACGTGCAGTAA
- the LOC134087241 gene encoding troponin C, skeletal muscle, which translates to MPTDAQADARSFLTEEMTAEFKAAFDLFDTDGGGDISTKELGQVMRMLGQNPTREELDAIIIEVDEDGSGTIDFEEFLVMMVQQLKEDQAGKSDEELSECFRVFDKNGDGWIDREEFGDIMRATGEPLMEEEVDELMADADTNKDGKIDFDEFLKMMENVQ; encoded by the exons ATG ccGACTGATGCCCAAGCAGATGCTCGCTCCTTCTTGACCGAGGAAATGACAGCgg AGTTCAAGGCTGCCTTCGACTTGTTTGACACAGATGGTGGCGGTGATATCAGCACCAAGGAGTTGGGTCAAGTCATGAGAATGTTGGGCCAGAACCCAACCAGAGAAGAACTGGATGCCATTATTATAGAGGTTGATGAGGATG GCAGTGGAACCATCGACTTTGAGGAGTTCTTAGTCATGATGGTGCAGCAGCTGAAAGAGGACCAGGCTGGAAAGTCAGATGAGGAGTTATCAGAATGTTTCCGTGTGTTTGACAA GAATGGGGATGGGTGGATCGACCGTGAGGAGTTTGGCGACATCATGCGTGCCACCGGAGAGCCATTaatggaggaggaagtggacgAGCTGATGGCTGACGCTGACACAAACAAAGATGGCAAGATCGATTTCGATG AGTTCCTGAAAATGATGGAGAACGTCCAGTAA